A region of the Canis aureus isolate CA01 chromosome 5, VMU_Caureus_v.1.0, whole genome shotgun sequence genome:
TCCTCCCTACTAGATGAAGTGTCTGCCGTATCCTCTCGTCCTTGGAGCTGCTCAGGTCCCTGAGATTGTATTCCTGGGATGGGTCAGCAGTGCCAGCAAGGTGCCTGGTGGTCAGACCAGCTCTTTCTGTGGgtctgcagggggtggggggagaaagggaCGTTCAGCATGGGGCCTCCCAGCTTGGTTCTGGATGCCCCAAACACATCCTCACCCCCTCAACTGACCAGCCACAGGCAGCACCAGCTGGATGCTTTACAAACAGTACCTCTAGCACGCTCACGTGGGAACCACTGCCCTGCACTTTATGGTGAGCAACTTAAAGCCAGAACGTGCAGAGAAAATGGCAAAGTTGGAGTTGGAACCCAGTAGGTCTGACTTCAAAGTCCCACACACCACACTGCTTCACTAGCTTATCCAGGGTGACAGCTCACCCTTCCCAGAGCCAGAGACCAGAAAAATCTTAAAGACCCAGTAACAAATCCCTAGTAGTGGGACTTCAGACAGCTATTTCCCATCACCAGTGATGggtacccccctcccccccacacacacactgtccaCTGTACCTGAGCCAGGCGGGCCCAGCTTCTGCTCCCCAGGGCCCACCAGCTGCACGACACTTCCATTCTCCGCCAGTTCCCCCTTAGTCCTGTCCTCGGAATGGAGCCCGTtggtgggaggagcaggaaggGACTCAGCCCGATGAAAGGCGGGGGAGCTGGGTGATGGGACCCCCCCAGAGGGCTTGCGGGCCACGGGTGGGGGAGCTTTAGGTGGCTTCTTTGGGGCTTGGGGTGGCCGCTGCTCTGAGATGTTCCGAAGTTCAGCCACCAGATTCCGCTGGAGGTCAGCCTGGGTCTCTGGGGACACGGGCCGCTCCAGCTGCAGCTTCTTGGTGCCCTTGGAGAAGATGAAGCTGGCCATAGAGGCAGGGGATTGGGGAGAGCGCGGCTCCGCCTCAGGTGGTCCATTGGGCTGGACACTCGCGGGGTCCTGGCTGGCAGCCAGACCGGAGGCCTTGAGTCGGACAGCAGCATGGAGCCCCGAGGAGGGGGCTGGCGCGGGGCTGGCCCGGCCCGACAGGGCCCTTCGTAGGGGCTTCTGGGGGGCCGATGGCCCTGATGCCGAGCTCGGAGCTACCCCAGAAGTGCCCACGGAGCGCAGCCGCACCATCTGCAGGAGGGAGGGCGTGACCAGGGGTGCAGCAGCATCCTCCCTGGGAGCCCCACTACCTTTGCTGCAGCCCACGGGTTCCTTCCGCGGGGCCTTGGCCAAAAGCCCTGGGACAGAACCAGCAGGAGGTGGGGCCGGTGGAGCTGGAGGAGGGTCTGGGGAACTGAGGAGCTGGCTCTGGGAAGAGACGGTACCTGAAGAGGTACCCGAAGAGGACGAAGCAGCCAGGGATCTGACAGGCCCTGGGGGGTCTGAAGGGCCTGCAGGCTCAGGGGCAGCCACAGAGAAAAATGCCTCCTCGGGTGGGGGGAAGTCAGCCATGGACAGGTCCTGCTCCTCAGGTAcaggaggcgggggtgggggccagTGGGGGTCTTGGAGGGACTCCTCAGCAGTCTCGGGGGCAGACAGGGCCTCAACCACCTCTGGCTTCTTagtgggtggggggggaggatgataagatgggggtggggagggtgggggggactTGTCTTTAGAGGCAGTGGGAGCCCCCGGTGGTGGGACCAGAGCTGTCTGCAGAGCTGGCAGGGGCTCGGGACTCCCATCAGTGGTAGAGACAGGCCCAGGGACCGCAGCAGGAGGAACGGGAGCCGGGGCAGCTTGGTTAGGGCTCTTGGACTTGGAAGGGGGTGGAGAGAAGGGGGCAGGCACCTTGGGGTGAGGAGGTATGGCAAACCTGTCACCCAGAGCGGTCGACATCTGTGTACCAGAACGATCTGAGGGGGCTGGGTCAGAGGATGAGGAACAGAGGGAcgtgagggaggaggagacagaggcccCAGGAGACCGAAGGGAAGTGACCCGCTCTGGCTTAGGGGGCTGGGCCTTGCCTGGGGAAGCAGGGGCCCCTGCTAGGCCCTTGGGAGGGAGGGTAGGGGTACCGCTTTGGCTCGAGTACCCGCTGGAGGGTGAGAGCGTCCGTTCTGGGGAGCGTGGGGGACGCCGGGAGCCACCTGGAGACAAGCCAGGCACCCAGGGGCCTGCTGAGTTGGGGGGACAGGGGGCTGACCCCACCCCCTCTGACCCACCAGTGGTGGGCGGCCGGGGCACCTGCGGCTGCTGCTTCCGCTCAGGCTTGGGTGGCAACCCCAAGGGCccatcaggtgaggccaagcCCCGCTGATGGAGTGAGTAGGTCCggcggggaggaggcgggggccgCTTCAGCTTACGTAGGGACACACTCCGGCCAGACAACTGCCCACTGCTCCGAATGCTGACTGTATCTGAGGCCTCAGCAGTGCTGCCCCCACTGGGGGagcccctcccactgcccccctgTGGAGGGGGGGCTGCACTATTGCAACCCACAGAGCCCTCAAGCCCACCCTCAGAGCCACCCTTGGAGGAGAGGGTGGAGCCATCAGACACGATCGTCTCAGAGGACTGAGAGTGGCTCCAAGTGTCACTGGAGGAGGAAGGGTGGCGGCTGCGGGGCCGCGGACTGGAGGCCGAGGAGAAGCGGCCCAGCGAGCGGACAGAGGCAGGGCTGGCTGACAGCAAGCTGCAGCGGCTCAATGTGCGCAGGCTGCAGCGGCCCAGGGCCACCACGTCCACTGTGGGCGGCAGGACAGCATCTGGGATCAGTTTTGACAAGTAGGTGGCCTGGGGCGAGATGGACATGGCTGGGCTCAGGGGCTCTGGAggccctgcccctcctgtgaGTCCAGGCACCGCTAAGGACATGGGCCGGGTCACCGGTGGGGGCCGGGCCCCCGTGGACCGACCAACGAGGGTGTCATCCCGGTAGATACGGTCAATGTGGCGCTGCAGCATGGCCTCTGCCTCGGCACCAGCCTCAGCCTGTGCCTCCAGCGCCTGCAGGGACACCCGGGCCCCTGTCCCCGAGGCTGGGCCTGCTGGGCGGCCATCCACTGTGGGGATGCGGACGGCATCCCGGGGACCAGGAGGCCGAGGGGTACCCGGTGCCTCACGCTCATTCCGCAGGCCTGCATGGGACAGGGAGGACATATGAGTCAGCAGAGGGTTGGGCCGGAGGTCCCCACACCCCCCGCGACCCTCCTACTCTGGGGCTCACCGAGTTCCTTCTGCACGTGCTGAGGCAGCCCCAGGACCGTGCTCCGTCTCTCACGCCGCCGCCGCCCTGACTTCCCGGATGATTTGGAAAATGAGTCATGAGGTCGGAAGGTAGAGCCTGGGGGCCAGTCCAGGGGAGAGAAACCATTAGAGAGCAGGTCTCAGGGCACATTTTGCAGAGCACTGCTTTCGCAGAATAACTAACAAGAGCTCTGCAAAAAAAGATTTCCATAATCAAGTAGGCGTGGGCAAAGCTAGGTTAAACAAAGCTAGACACTTCTTTACTGTAAGACTGCTGGAAGGCTTTACTAGGCCAAGGATAATTTCCATTTAGTGAACAATTATTATGTGTTAGCATGCCAAATATTTGGCATTCATTCTGCTAATGCAAGTactcttattctcatttttatagaaCATCAAACGGAAGATCAGAGTGGTTATAGGTTGGCCCCAGGTCACCCAGCTGCGACGTAGCAACATCAGGCTCAAACCCAGGTTTCCTGACTCCTAACTGTCCAGCTTtgtggtctgtgtgtgtgtgtcatgagtCTCCAAGAAGACGCAGGATACTGCGTTTCCTGAATTCACTGACTCACAGAGCCTGGACAGGAGGGTGCCAGAttaggaggaaaagaggaaagctgCAGGGGCtaggaccccagatcatgcccacccaccccaccccaccccgccttGTCCAAGAATGTGGGCTGGTGAGCAGACACCTTTGCGCTGGATCATCTCCGAGCGGATGGAGAGCGCATCCTCTGCTGTGGAGCTCTCGGCTGTGTAGGATGTGGTCTGACTGCAGAAGGAGATGCTATCCTCATCCTGCCCGATCCGGGAAGACTGTTGGTGGAAGGAGATGAGGCCCCGGTATCAGACCAGCCCAGAAGCCTATGTAGGCCTCTTGCTTTTGCCCCTTTGGGGCAGCTTTTGACTCCAACTCTCCCTGGCCTCACCTAGCACTGAGCAGACATCAGCTGGCCTGGCCCTTAGGAGTCATCTAGTCTAGCCCTTCAGGATAcaagaaggaaatggaaatccAAAAGGGTTCAGAGACCTATTTGCCAGAAATTAACcatggagggaaaagcagagtcaggactgagctgggggcagggctCACCTGGATGCTCTGGGTGTCTCCATGGTCCCAGCCACCCTTAttcagtttctgtttttctggaagaCACCAGAAAAGTGTGTTGAGCCAGGCCCCTGACCTTGGGAGCCAAGAGCTGTACTGGAGGGAAGGAGGTTACCTTGGTGTTGGAGGGAACGGAGCCCCTCCTGGGCCTGTGTGTGCAGCTCTTCCAGGTGAGGCGGTCGCCCACTGGGGAAGAAGACATTGTCCTGGTGCTCATCCACGATAGACCCTGGCCCCTGGCCAGGCCCTGCACTTAGACGTTTGTCACTCTCAGCCTTGGCAGAGCCTAGTGGAATGAAGAAGGAAGACAAGTGAGGCCCGAGGGCATCTGGGTCCTGGAGGTACCAGGCACCACAACAACGGCACCCCTGATCCTGAGACTGCACACAGCCCTGCACAGACAGGCAAAGACTACTTCCCCCAATCTGTACACACAACTCACAGTTCTCAGTTACACACTCAGTACACACAACCCCTGCATACACATACAAACTATCCCCAAGCACACTTTTATCTGAGTACCCACACCACACAAAGGACCCCATACAGGTCATATACCCAGGGCACACCAGCCCACCATATATGCACACAACACCCACAGGTTTCAGGATGTACACAAATAAACAGCACCCAAGTATAAATACATCTGGAAACCAACATCAAACAGGGGGTCCCACAGAACACACCTAGCccctacatatatacacaatatcCACAGTCCCCATTCTGTACATACTCAAACAGTACCCAGATATACACACAACTGTACTGGCACATCACTCAGGGCCTGACGCAAAGCACCCCATATACGTATGGCCCATAGCAAGTATATTTCTCTTGTCTCGCACATGCCAAGCTCCACTTtatggaaaacaaacaacccccttCCTATACCCCCTTGGCCCAGGCCCAGGAAGACACTGTGGGACACTAGAAAGGGGTAGAGGCCAGCAGGGGTCATGACCAGAATTCCCAGGAAGTCCTGGGAGGAGGGACAAACCAGGGACATGGCCTCTGTGTCCCATACTCACCCATGTGGCTGTCCCTTAGTGGAAGGatgggcaggggagaggagaaggCCCCTGGGGCCTTCTACCCCCAGACAAGGCAGCTCTAGCCTCTCTTGGGAGAACAGTCCCAGGCATTCCCCCACTCCTGGAGGCCCCAGCCCCCAGTGCACAGGAGCCAGGGATCCATTACAAAGGATCCTGTTACCGGCCCCGCCCATGGGGAAGCTGGTCATCTAATCCTGGGAATTGGGGGCTGTGTCAGCActctgcagccccagcccccctTTAAATGGAACCCACAACATAAGCAAAAGCACTGGGAGGGTCATGTGACCTTGGCAGCACCTTGTAGAGAGGCAGGAACAAAACAAGCCACACCCCAGGATCAGGGTCTTCAGCTTAGACACCTGCCCATTCCTCCCTCCTTGGCCCATTCTTCAACAgccagctcctgccccaggaaCCTGCAGGAACCCTACAAGGTCAGAGCTCCTGGGTCTCCTAACAGCCCAACCCATGGAGTCTTGCCTTATCCCTGAATTTTACAAGCTGGGGAAACAGGATAGAAAAGGAAAGGGCTTGCCTAAGGTCATCCAGCAAATCAGAGTCAATGCCAGGACCAAGCTCCAGGTTCCTGGaggggactcctggatcacactCAAAACTGaggacctggggatccctgggtggctcagcggtttagcgtctgccttctgcccagggtgtgatcctggagtccagggatcgagtcccacatcaggcttcctgcatggaagctgcttctccctctgcctgtatctctgcctctgtgtgtgtgtgtctcatgaataaataaaatcttaaaaaaaaaaaaacctgaggacCTTCCTTCCCCATCAAAAGTCCAATGAACGGTGGCCCATGTCTTAATCCAGGCCTAAAAGCCCAGTTCCAGAAGCAGAAAGCAGGTATAGAACCCTCCCTCCAAAACTTCTCCACCGCCCCGCCCTCAGCCTCTAAACAGCATTTCGGTGATCACGCCCCAAATTCCAGGGACACTACTTTCCTCTCTACTCTGCTCCCCACACACTGTGGGGCTGGCTGACCTGGGAGGGGGTGCCCTGCCTCTCAGAACTGAGGTACTGGGGTGTACCCAGCATAGTGTGGGCAGCCCTGGCGGGAGCAGTCTCACCCAAgcgctgcaggcttcaaggtcaGAGACACCTGCATCCAGCCGCCCAAACCCAACCAAGCAGACAAAGGCAGCGGAAAAGCCGCTGGACAAAGGCGCAGCGGAGGGCAGGGCGGCCTGGCCTCATtactgctcccctcccccacccatgacccctccccagcCTCGATCCCCCTTTTTAGGAAAAGGTCTGGCAAACCGAGGTGTCGgggtccctcctctccccctccccagccacacCCACTCACCCTTCTTCTTAAAGAGCCCGAGGAGGGCCGGCAGGCGGCGGCCCAGGAACACCACCATGACCGCGGGCGCCACTCGGGCCGTCCCCTAGGCCGACCTCTCCCGACGCCGGGCGCCGCCTTCACCGGAACCGGCCCGAGCGGAGCGAGTCGCCCGCCCAGCTGCAGAGCCGGCGccaggcggggggaggggctgctCCCCAGGTCCTCCTCCCACCTGCGCCACTGATCCCGCCCCCCGCCGACCCCGCCCCTCAAGTGGAGTGCAGAGCAGGAACCTTCCCACATTctgacggggaaactgaggcccggaacCTGCGGACGCTTGGCTCCGGTGGAGAGTATGACCGGCAGGGCTGAAAATACTCAGTCCCGGGGTCAGACCACTATCCCGTCCCCAAAGTCCTTTCCTCAACAGTCAGGAGCCAAAGCCATGGCAGGGGTCCCCGGCTGCCAGATGGTGGGTGGAAGAGCCACCAGACTACACTTGGCATGATGCCCATCCCCAAGTCCTCCTGGCTGGTGAGGGTAATTCTCTGGGGAAGGAACTCAGAGGTGGAGAAtccaggcagaggcccaggactGCCTGCCATGGCAAGGCCATTGGCAAAGGCCCGTGGAGGGGTGACAGCcagccaggacccagggaccctgggaagCCAGGGAGATGCCCAGAGTAGAAACACAGTGGCTGGTGGGAACAACTCCTCATGTGTATGTACAGACCCATGCTTTCCAAAGGACTTTCTTCCCATTTTGGTCTTCTGGGAAGTAGCCCAGAGAAGCACCGTGAAgtctccaaggtcacacagcagaggCAGGCTTCATCGTATacctcctgctcctccagcccAGGATCCTTCCCACTGGCCTCACTGTGACTTGGTGACTCTGCTGGCTCACCAGGCAGAGAGAACGGAATTAGCCAAGAAACCCGGTCATAGggaagggagtgggaggaggtAACTGGAGGGAAGTCAGCTCCAAGTTCAAACTCACCTCCGTCACACACAAGTCATGACTTCATATGGAAACATGACCAATGAACTTCTCTTTATAAGACTGCTATGCCCATTCATTCaatcagcaagtatttattaagctAGAACCTGAGATTACAGCGAAAGGAGGAAAACTTTAACTTGTTCACCCTAGACCTAAATCGGTGCCTGTCATATTGTggattcaataaacatttgacaaatacaaaaaaaaatacatgagtgAGGTAAACTAACAATACAATTTTAGATCAGTGAAGACTGAGGAGCTGTGACAGGGAAGGGGGTGCCTCCAGAGGGCATCAAGGAAAGACCATTGGAAGCAAAACCTGCAGAAAGCGGAAGAGCCAGCCAGGGCAAGTGTGGGCATGGAGACTTCTGGACAGACAGTAGCAAGTGTAAAGGCCTCAAGGCAGGAGTGGTGGAagttgggggtggtgggagggtcTCCCAGAACAGAACAGAGGGCCATGGGGTGGAAACACGGTGAGCAAGGGAGAGAATGGCAGGAGCCAGGGAGAGAATGGCAGGAGCCAGGACGGGTGGGGCCCCACAGGTCAGCATGGAAGGTTAAACTGGCTAATGACAGTGTTAAGAGATCCCTTTGGGCAATCCAGAAAGAGTAGCTGAGGCTATGGGCAAGAAACTGTGTGAAGACTGTCCCCAAACTCACCTCAGGATACCCGTCTCTCACAGCATCTTTCTCGCGGAGTCACGAGGGGTCTAAGAATTCACAATGGCTCCCCCGCTGCAAGACCCCTCTGCAGCCCCTTCCCCATCTGCTACCCCACCTCTCAGAGACCACTCAAGCAGAGGCTGAGCCCTCGCTCTCTGGAGAACAAACTTTTGTGCAGCTGTACCATCTGTACATCCACAGATCATTTAAATATGAACAACAAACCTAAGTTGGTACTTTAATTATCCccacttgacagatgaggaaatggaggccagAAAGGGCAAGCTGGGAAGGGCAAGGTGGCATTTGCCCTCACGACAACTTGAACCTGAAAGCTATGCTCTGTCTACCATGCCAGCCACAGACCTGATCTCCCCTCTGAAGAAGGGCTGAGGGACCCTATCATCCCCAGAGATTCGAGGTTTCTCTGCCAAATCCTCCACTCACCCCCCTCTTAGGCCAGACCCATCTGCCCCCTAATGCGCCCAGCTCAGGCAGAGGAGAGCAGTAGCCTCACACTTGCAGGGCGATTCATGCCAGCTGCTGGAGAAAGGCAAACAGTCTCTTCCCTCGTGCATCTGACAACGGCCCTTCAATGCAGGTTCTCGAACATACTCTCCAGTAACTGATCCTGAACCTGTGAGGCTCAGAGGGCTAGGTAACTTCCCAAGCTCTGGCTGGCTCCAAGACTGAGGCCTTTAACCACGCAGGACAGTCATCCTCAGCTCCCCCCCCTGCCTCTGCGGCCAGGGAAACTCGGGATGAGGGGTGGCGGTGTTGGAGGAACATCAGCTCAAGGTCCCAGACCCCCAGCTGGTGGTCAGGGCCACAGCTGCAAATTCCCAGAGGATTCAAGGCTCTCACACTTGATAACATCTGGTTGCTCCAGcaacacccctccccccacccacccacagctTGGCCAGAGCATGAGGtctctctgagccacccaaggctcGGGTCCACACACCTGTGACTTGCTTAGGGAGGGGCTCAGCAACCTGTGTCTCAGGTGGACGGCAGGCGCCTCACAAAAAAACTGGGGCCCAGAGAGTGGAAGGACCTTGCCCCGGGCCACATTTAGAGTTCTTGTTCCAGGACCTTCTGCCCTAGCACAGTCCAGAGGTACAGCCTGGGGCAGAAGCTCACCAGCAGCCTctacctcccctcctcccccacctgcctgAGGAAGGAAGCTTCCGGGATAGAAGACACCTTGCTCTTGGCCACACCCCTAACATGAAGGTCACACCAGGAAGCACACAAGCCAAGTTCAGGAACTCAGAGAAAGTCCACCAGCAGAGGATATGTGCGCAAGGACCTCCAAAATGTCCCCCTGGGGGCCCACCCACAGGTGTGTGCTCTCAGGACCACATCCACAAAGTACACCCAGGCCACCCTACTCCAGGTCCTCCTCACACACGAACAAGACTACAGACTCACACAGGACCCAGTCAGGTGGCTGTGTGTACACAAAGGCAGGTGCCTGTACCCCCCACTCTGGGGCTTTCCTGAGCCTAGGGacagggaggaaagagggagggagcccCCAACCCCCAAGGCCAAGTGTACATTTGTGCGCACGCGTACACACTGTCTTGGCAACATCCTGCATGGGGTGAGGCCTCAACCTGCCCCATTCCAGAGcaaggggcgggggtggtggcGCGCCCACAACCAGGCAGGCCTGACTCAGGGGAGAGGAATGAGGGGGGAGGGCACAGCTGGCCAGGTGGCCTTGCTCAGGAGCTGGAAccctctgggcctgggcctgggcctgacCCTGCTCCCCCACCACCACATCTGACCTGACCGCAGGCCAACCCAGAAGCCAAGATTCAGAGTGTTCAGAGGTCTTAAGTCTCAAACTCTGTACTGGTGAACAAACCAGGGCCCTCTAATAGGGGCAGACCTCAGAACACACGGAGATTTTATTCTCTTAGAGATAAGACAAAGGGACATGAATATCACAAAAACTTCCCAGTGaaggtttctctctcttctgtctcacaGAACACCTAACAAGAAACCTGAAAGGTGtgtatggctttctttttcacaAATGAGTACAAGGGAACGAGTCCAGggaaagtgacttgctcaaggtcacccaacCAGGAAGTGGCTGAGCCCACattcaaacctgggtctccaACACTTTCATGGTCCTAAGTCTGAAGAAGTtaagggatggggggggggggcgcaacCTCAGTTCCTGCCCAAAGAGGGGGAGCTCTACACCCCACCTCTGCAGAAGGGAaatccccctccttccttccctcagtgGAAGACCCGCCCTAGAGCT
Encoded here:
- the NHSL3 gene encoding NHS-like protein 3 isoform X2, which encodes MGNSHHKRKAPSGPRARSFWRFGRSAKRPAGSAKAESDKRLSAGPGQGPGSIVDEHQDNVFFPSGRPPHLEELHTQAQEGLRSLQHQEKQKLNKGGWDHGDTQSIQSSRIGQDEDSISFCSQTTSYTAESSTAEDALSIRSEMIQRKGSTFRPHDSFSKSSGKSGRRRRERRSTVLGLPQHVQKELGLRNEREAPGTPRPPGPRDAVRIPTVDGRPAGPASGTGARVSLQALEAQAEAGAEAEAMLQRHIDRIYRDDTLVGRSTGARPPPVTRPMSLAVPGLTGGAGPPEPLSPAMSISPQATYLSKLIPDAVLPPTVDVVALGRCSLRTLSRCSLLSASPASVRSLGRFSSASSPRPRSRHPSSSSDTWSHSQSSETIVSDGSTLSSKGGSEGGLEGSVGCNSAAPPPQGGSGRGSPSGGSTAEASDTVSIRSSGQLSGRSVSLRKLKRPPPPPRRTYSLHQRGLASPDGPLGLPPKPERKQQPQVPRPPTTGGSEGVGSAPCPPNSAGPWVPGLSPGGSRRPPRSPERTLSPSSGYSSQSGTPTLPPKGLAGAPASPGKAQPPKPERVTSLRSPGASVSSSLTSLCSSSSDPAPSDRSGTQMSTALGDRFAIPPHPKVPAPFSPPPSKSKSPNQAAPAPVPPAAVPGPVSTTDGSPEPLPALQTALVPPPGAPTASKDKSPPPSPPPSYHPPPPPTKKPEVVEALSAPETAEESLQDPHWPPPPPPVPEEQDLSMADFPPPEEAFFSVAAPEPAGPSDPPGPVRSLAASSSSGTSSGTVSSQSQLLSSPDPPPAPPAPPPAGSVPGLLAKAPRKEPVGCSKGSGAPREDAAAPLVTPSLLQMVRLRSVGTSGVAPSSASGPSAPQKPLRRALSGRASPAPAPSSGLHAAVRLKASGLAASQDPASVQPNGPPEAEPRSPQSPASMASFIFSKGTKKLQLERPVSPETQADLQRNLVAELRNISEQRPPQAPKKPPKAPPPVARKPSGGVPSPSSPAFHRAESLPAPPTNGLHSEDRTKGELAENGSVVQLVGPGEQKLGPPGSDPQKELV
- the NHSL3 gene encoding NHS-like protein 3 isoform X1, encoding MAARAPPAAPAADDPGGPGGPGGAPRRKKSRSGASGLRRAFSWLRGKRRKKKAAGAEGAESAAPRAKKADDKAKRAKGKGRGSAKAESDKRLSAGPGQGPGSIVDEHQDNVFFPSGRPPHLEELHTQAQEGLRSLQHQEKQKLNKGGWDHGDTQSIQSSRIGQDEDSISFCSQTTSYTAESSTAEDALSIRSEMIQRKGSTFRPHDSFSKSSGKSGRRRRERRSTVLGLPQHVQKELGLRNEREAPGTPRPPGPRDAVRIPTVDGRPAGPASGTGARVSLQALEAQAEAGAEAEAMLQRHIDRIYRDDTLVGRSTGARPPPVTRPMSLAVPGLTGGAGPPEPLSPAMSISPQATYLSKLIPDAVLPPTVDVVALGRCSLRTLSRCSLLSASPASVRSLGRFSSASSPRPRSRHPSSSSDTWSHSQSSETIVSDGSTLSSKGGSEGGLEGSVGCNSAAPPPQGGSGRGSPSGGSTAEASDTVSIRSSGQLSGRSVSLRKLKRPPPPPRRTYSLHQRGLASPDGPLGLPPKPERKQQPQVPRPPTTGGSEGVGSAPCPPNSAGPWVPGLSPGGSRRPPRSPERTLSPSSGYSSQSGTPTLPPKGLAGAPASPGKAQPPKPERVTSLRSPGASVSSSLTSLCSSSSDPAPSDRSGTQMSTALGDRFAIPPHPKVPAPFSPPPSKSKSPNQAAPAPVPPAAVPGPVSTTDGSPEPLPALQTALVPPPGAPTASKDKSPPPSPPPSYHPPPPPTKKPEVVEALSAPETAEESLQDPHWPPPPPPVPEEQDLSMADFPPPEEAFFSVAAPEPAGPSDPPGPVRSLAASSSSGTSSGTVSSQSQLLSSPDPPPAPPAPPPAGSVPGLLAKAPRKEPVGCSKGSGAPREDAAAPLVTPSLLQMVRLRSVGTSGVAPSSASGPSAPQKPLRRALSGRASPAPAPSSGLHAAVRLKASGLAASQDPASVQPNGPPEAEPRSPQSPASMASFIFSKGTKKLQLERPVSPETQADLQRNLVAELRNISEQRPPQAPKKPPKAPPPVARKPSGGVPSPSSPAFHRAESLPAPPTNGLHSEDRTKGELAENGSVVQLVGPGEQKLGPPGSDPQKELV
- the NHSL3 gene encoding NHS-like protein 3 isoform X3 translates to MVVFLGRRLPALLGLFKKKGSAKAESDKRLSAGPGQGPGSIVDEHQDNVFFPSGRPPHLEELHTQAQEGLRSLQHQEKQKLNKGGWDHGDTQSIQSSRIGQDEDSISFCSQTTSYTAESSTAEDALSIRSEMIQRKGSTFRPHDSFSKSSGKSGRRRRERRSTVLGLPQHVQKELGLRNEREAPGTPRPPGPRDAVRIPTVDGRPAGPASGTGARVSLQALEAQAEAGAEAEAMLQRHIDRIYRDDTLVGRSTGARPPPVTRPMSLAVPGLTGGAGPPEPLSPAMSISPQATYLSKLIPDAVLPPTVDVVALGRCSLRTLSRCSLLSASPASVRSLGRFSSASSPRPRSRHPSSSSDTWSHSQSSETIVSDGSTLSSKGGSEGGLEGSVGCNSAAPPPQGGSGRGSPSGGSTAEASDTVSIRSSGQLSGRSVSLRKLKRPPPPPRRTYSLHQRGLASPDGPLGLPPKPERKQQPQVPRPPTTGGSEGVGSAPCPPNSAGPWVPGLSPGGSRRPPRSPERTLSPSSGYSSQSGTPTLPPKGLAGAPASPGKAQPPKPERVTSLRSPGASVSSSLTSLCSSSSDPAPSDRSGTQMSTALGDRFAIPPHPKVPAPFSPPPSKSKSPNQAAPAPVPPAAVPGPVSTTDGSPEPLPALQTALVPPPGAPTASKDKSPPPSPPPSYHPPPPPTKKPEVVEALSAPETAEESLQDPHWPPPPPPVPEEQDLSMADFPPPEEAFFSVAAPEPAGPSDPPGPVRSLAASSSSGTSSGTVSSQSQLLSSPDPPPAPPAPPPAGSVPGLLAKAPRKEPVGCSKGSGAPREDAAAPLVTPSLLQMVRLRSVGTSGVAPSSASGPSAPQKPLRRALSGRASPAPAPSSGLHAAVRLKASGLAASQDPASVQPNGPPEAEPRSPQSPASMASFIFSKGTKKLQLERPVSPETQADLQRNLVAELRNISEQRPPQAPKKPPKAPPPVARKPSGGVPSPSSPAFHRAESLPAPPTNGLHSEDRTKGELAENGSVVQLVGPGEQKLGPPGSDPQKELV